From a single Bacillus pumilus genomic region:
- a CDS encoding NAD(P)H-dependent flavin oxidoreductase: MGDITTLLQIEYGIIQAPMAGGAVTPQLAATVSQYGGLGSLASGYVQPDNMRQQIKQVKQLTPRQFQVNVFVPEPISEPKKEDVAFWEKRLPAYPPADRMPSEEALWGDFEQKINILLEEEVPVVSFTFACPNEQTIQRFKQKGILLIGTATTKEEALLLEEKGMDAIVLQGSEAGGHRGTFLPSRGDALLGLFSLITDVKPLCRVPLIAAGGITDRAGVKAALALGADAVQIGTRFLASQESAAADVYKKAILQAESSETKITRLFSGKRARGIVNEWMEEERKNEERVLPYPVQHVWTTPMRKAAAAAGNPDQMALWAGQGVGRIHSILTVEEIMHELTRI; the protein is encoded by the coding sequence ATGGGGGATATCACGACATTATTGCAAATCGAATATGGAATCATCCAAGCGCCAATGGCCGGAGGAGCTGTGACACCGCAGCTGGCAGCCACTGTTTCACAGTACGGGGGACTTGGCAGCTTGGCAAGTGGGTATGTGCAGCCTGACAATATGAGGCAGCAAATCAAACAGGTCAAACAGCTGACACCCCGCCAGTTTCAGGTCAATGTGTTTGTTCCAGAGCCAATTTCTGAACCCAAAAAAGAAGACGTAGCGTTTTGGGAAAAGCGGCTGCCTGCATATCCGCCAGCTGATCGTATGCCAAGCGAAGAAGCACTGTGGGGTGATTTTGAACAGAAAATCAACATTCTTCTGGAAGAAGAAGTACCGGTCGTTTCCTTTACTTTCGCTTGTCCAAATGAACAAACCATTCAACGCTTCAAACAAAAGGGGATTCTTTTAATTGGAACCGCCACAACAAAAGAGGAGGCACTGCTTTTAGAGGAGAAAGGAATGGATGCCATTGTTCTGCAAGGAAGCGAAGCAGGGGGACATCGTGGTACCTTTTTACCTTCAAGAGGAGATGCCCTCTTGGGACTTTTTAGTCTGATAACCGATGTCAAGCCGCTCTGCCGAGTACCATTGATTGCTGCAGGCGGGATCACAGATCGAGCAGGAGTGAAAGCCGCTCTAGCGCTTGGAGCGGATGCGGTTCAAATCGGCACAAGATTTTTAGCCAGCCAGGAAAGTGCAGCAGCAGACGTATACAAAAAGGCGATTTTGCAGGCGGAAAGCAGTGAAACCAAGATCACAAGGCTTTTTTCAGGGAAAAGAGCAAGAGGAATTGTGAACGAATGGATGGAGGAAGAAAGAAAAAATGAAGAGAGGGTGCTTCCTTATCCAGTTCAGCATGTATGGACGACACCGATGCGAAAAGCCGCTGCTGCCGCAGGGAACCCTGATCAAATGGCTCTTTGGGCAGGACAGGGTGTTGGCCGTATTCACTCCATTTTAACCGTTGAAGAGATTATGCACGAACTGACGCGCATATAA